CCATATAAGGAGAGTTCAAGCATAAAAACTGCCAGCCTTTGCTCTCAAGTGGTGCTCGGCCTATGAGCTTACCCTGGGCATCAATCTGTCTCCAGTCAGGATGCTCAGAAGCAGAGAGTTCATCCCAGACTACTGAGGTGTAGATGGGACAGCGAATACCTTTTCGGTGCAGGGCTTCGATCATCTCTCCCAGAAGGTCTCGCTTGAGGGAAGGGTGCATTTTGCCTACCTTGGTTGGATAATAGCAGTATCCATGATGGCAGCGAGCAAATATGTTGATGGAGTTTACTCGGGCCTCAAGAAGGGTCTGGGCAAACTCTTCGGGTTCAAAATCCTGAGCAACATCAGGGATAAAGGGAGAAGTGTGGAAATCCAGGTGTACCTGGCGGAATGGTAAAGGACTCATAATTTTTCCTCCTCAGAACTTTATTTTTCGAGCTTCATCATACATGGCAACCACGTTTTTTACAGGGACATCTGGCATTAGCTCCTGGCTACTTGCCAGAATATAAGCTCCACCAGATGAAGCCAGCGCAGAAATAGCTTTTCTCACTTCCTGGCGAACTTCTTCTTCACTTCCAAAAGGAAGCAGTTCCTGAGTATCAATACCCCCATGAAAGGCCACTAAATCCTTAAACCTGGAAAGGCTTTCAAAATCCATGCCCTTTGCCCTGGTTTGCAAAGGATTGATGATGTCAACGCCAGCTTCGCTTAACTCAGGAATTAGCTCTGCTATAGCACCGCAGGAATGAAACATCACCCACAAGCCATAGCTTTTCGCCTGCTCACACAAAAGCTTGATACGGGGTTTAAAATACTTTCTCCACAACTCTACACTGATGAGAAGTCCCCTTTGGGAGCCGTAGTCATCACCCAGAAAATAGATATCGAGGTATCCCCGGGTAGCCTCAAAAACCTTTTCATTAACTCGAAGAGTAAATTCGGTAATGCGGTCAAGAAGGCGATTGACCAGTGCTTCATTTTCCAGAAGGTCAACGAAAAACCGTTCCACACCTCGAAGCGCCTGAGAAAGCTGGAAAGAGGCCCACCAGGTACCCCACGCAGGAGCAGTCCGCAATGCAAAATCCTTATATTTTTCACATTGCTCTCTAAGATGGGTTACGTCAAACCACTCCGGATCAGGAAAGGGATAAGCATCGATATCCTCAGGGGTACAGGCTCCTTCAAGAGGCGCTTCCCCGTAACCCAAAAAACCCTCCTTCTCCCAGACCCCGAATACATTTTTCTGCATACCATTCTTCTTTTCAAGAGAAGGACCGATATATCGAGGTTCAACGGTGCGAAAATCCACACCAAAATATCGCAAAAGCCCCTCTTCATCCAAGGAAAGTTCTCTACAGAGCCGCTCCTGTATCCCGGGGATTGCCCAGAAATCAAGAGGCACCCGGTCTACCTTTTCTCTCTTCAGTGCCCTAAGCACTCTTTCTCTGGCCTTCATCACATCCCCCTCCTTATCTGAAAGAGCCAAGGAGCATTCCCTTGGTGATTTGTTTTTGGAAAATCAGGAAAAATATAATGGTGGGTAAAGCTGCGATGGCCATGGTGGCAAACATAAAGCTCCACTGCACTTCATACTGGCCTCGGAAAGAAAGCACCCCCACGGTTATGGTTTTCATTTTTTCGCGGTTCATAATCAAAAAGGCAAAAAGGAGTTCGCTCCATATGCCCACAAAATTCACAATTGAGACACTGCTCAGCGCACCCTTGGAAACAGGAACCACGACTCTGAAAAAAGTACCCAACTCAGAAAGGCCATCGATTCGGGCTGCATCTTCCAGCTCCCTGGGAAAAGATCCGAAATAGGAATAAAGCATCAAAATGGTAAAGGGAAGCCAGAAAGCGGTGTAAACAAAAATCAGCCCCAAGTAGTTATTACGCAATCCGAATCTCCCCAGAAAGTGAAAAACGGGAATCAGGGTGGCATGAGCGGGCACAGCCAGAGCGAATATCAAGAACTTCTGAAAAAAGCTTTTGCCTGGAAAAAGAAATCGTGACAAGCCATAGCCAGCCATCGCTCCCAAGAAAGTCAGGAAAAACAGAGTTCCTCCGGTTACAATCACGCTGTTTAAGAAATATCTACTTATGGGAACTCCCAAATTTCCTCCCCGCCAGGCCAGGACGAAGTTCCTGAAAGAAGGCCTTTGGGGAGGTAAAAGAATGTTGTTCATAATCTCTTCGTCCGTTTTCATCGCCGTCAGGTAAAGAAAAACAATCGGGAAAAGCTCCGCAATTGCCCAGAATATCAAAAAAAGCAGAATGATAAAGTATCCAATTCGCGTTAGGCGCCTGCTAATCATTTTCTTCTCCTCCACGATTTATTCCTCAACTGCCTCTTCAAGACGAGTCAATCGGATATAAAGCAGGGACAACGGGAAAATTATCAAGAACATGGCAACCGCAATTGCCGCTCCATAACCAAAACGGGTATATCGGAAAGCAGCCTTATAAAGGTAAACCCCCAAAACTATGGAAGAATCTCCAGGGCCTCCCTGAGTCATTGCCCAAACAATGTCAAATACCTTAAAAGAAAAAATGATCTGCAAAACGGTAATCATTAAAAAGACTGGTTTTATAAGCGGGAAAATGATATACCAGATTCTTTGCCATTCGCTTACACCATCGATGGTAGCAGCATCATGAACCTCAAGGGGCACATTTTCCATGGCCGCAAGCAGAATAATCATGGGAAAGCCCGCATACTGCCATATAGAAACCCCTATAATACTCAAAAGAGAAGTCTTAGGGTCACCCAACCAAAAAGGTGGCGAAGCAACGCCCAGTTTTTTAAGGATAAAATTTACAGGGCCCAAGGTGGGATCAAGTAACCTTCCCCACAAAAGCCCCACCACAGTCATAGAAACCATAACTGGCAAGAAGTAAACCACTTTGTAAAACCACCAGCCCCGTACTCTGCGCTCTATGGCTACCGCCAGAAAAAAACCCAAGATAACCGTACCCGCAGTGGCCAAAACAGTAAAAATAAGGTTGTTTTTGAGAGCCAGCCAGAAAACGCGGTCTTTGAGCAAATACCGAAAGTTCTCAAAGCCTACAAAAGTCTTGGCGCTAATGCCCGTCCAATCGTAAAAACTCAATATCAAACTTTCTATAAGGGGATAGAGAATAAAAACCACCATGAAGAAAAAGGCGGGCAACACAAAAGCGTAACCTATCCATTTCCTGCGACTTCCAAGTTTCATAAAGGTATCCCCCAATTTGGTAAATTTAGCCCTCCGCTCCCTTTTCAGGGAGCGGAGGCAAGTCGCATTCGCGTTTACTTCTTTTTAGAACGGTACCGCTCAGCAATGGCTTCCAGTTCCTGTCCTACCGACTCGGGAGTCCGCATACCGGAGAGCATTTCCTGGAAAAGGATAAAACTTCTTTCAGCAAGTTCTGCAGGCACTGGATCATCCCATCCAGTGGAGGAACCAATTTCTTGAAGCTTTAACCACATTTCATAAATCAAGGGGTCAGCGATTTCCTGGATGAGATCAGTGTTAATGTCCAGGCGGCTTGGGAATTCAGTGGTTACCCGAAAACCAAGTTCCTGGCCCTCCTTACTCATAAGAAAGCTCAAAAACTTTTTGCAGGCATCAAGATTTTTGGTTCCTTTGAGAATCATCATACCGTTGCCTGCATAAAGCAGGAATTTGGGGTCAATATCTTGTTTTATCTTGGGATACAGCATCCAGCCAAAATCAAGGTCAGGCGCTTCATTGCGAAGTATACCCACTCCCCAGGAACCATCCTGATACATAGCCGCCTTACCCTGGACAAAGAGCATTCTACCTTCCGGATAACTCCTGCTCAAGAAACCTTCGGCAAATACACCCTTTTCTTTCCACTCAAGGAGCATCCGGTCAACCTGCAACCAGGCTTCATCGGTGTACCTAACCTTGGGCTCCCAACCAGGACGCCAGTTGTTATAGAAGTCGTTCAAAAGCTCCTGAGGTACCATTCTCTGGAGCAATACATCGTGAGTATGACCGATGATCCACCCCTCTTTGCCGCCGAAAGATACCGGCTCGTATCCCCCACTTCTTATCTTGCCAATTACGTCATACCATTCCTGGTTAGATGCATAAGCAACATAAGATGTCTGAGGTGGCACCACTCCCACTTCTTCGAAAATCTTTTTGTTGTAGTAAACCTGAGGATACCAGACCACGGTTACATTTACCGCATATTTGTGACCATCGGGACTGGTGTACTTTTCCAGAGTAGACTGAGGCAGTACTTCGTTCCACCCTTCAGATTCATACAAATCATCCAACGGCTCCAGTAAACCAGCTGCAACCAGGTCCTGATACTGTCTGCCATCCACCCAGTACCAGGCCATATCCGGGCGATCCGGGGAAGCAGCAATAACCGGGAAGTTGGGCTTGTATACTTCTTCCGCTCCACCAGCTACATCGATAACCACTTCAATGTCCGGATTCTTCTCCATGAAAGCCTTAGCCTGCGCCTGAAGCCTTTCCGCTGTGGGACCAGGTATACAAGTAACCCTGATACTGGTTTTCGCTAGAACAGAAAAGCTCAAGAGCAATACCAGCACAACACTCAAAAACACCAGAAAACTCGCTTTTTTCATTACCAATCCCTCCCTCATTTTGGGAATTTAATTTTTAACGCTAAACACCAGGTTCCAAATTTTGCAACTTCTGGACAAGCTTCCTACCCTTTCTGGAAAGTATTTCTAATCACCACCTCACATTTCAGACGTACTTCTCTCTTGGC
This portion of the Thermatribacter velox genome encodes:
- a CDS encoding ABC transporter substrate-binding protein — translated: MKKASFLVFLSVVLVLLLSFSVLAKTSIRVTCIPGPTAERLQAQAKAFMEKNPDIEVVIDVAGGAEEVYKPNFPVIAASPDRPDMAWYWVDGRQYQDLVAAGLLEPLDDLYESEGWNEVLPQSTLEKYTSPDGHKYAVNVTVVWYPQVYYNKKIFEEVGVVPPQTSYVAYASNQEWYDVIGKIRSGGYEPVSFGGKEGWIIGHTHDVLLQRMVPQELLNDFYNNWRPGWEPKVRYTDEAWLQVDRMLLEWKEKGVFAEGFLSRSYPEGRMLFVQGKAAMYQDGSWGVGILRNEAPDLDFGWMLYPKIKQDIDPKFLLYAGNGMMILKGTKNLDACKKFLSFLMSKEGQELGFRVTTEFPSRLDINTDLIQEIADPLIYEMWLKLQEIGSSTGWDDPVPAELAERSFILFQEMLSGMRTPESVGQELEAIAERYRSKKK
- a CDS encoding carbohydrate ABC transporter permease translates to MKLGSRRKWIGYAFVLPAFFFMVVFILYPLIESLILSFYDWTGISAKTFVGFENFRYLLKDRVFWLALKNNLIFTVLATAGTVILGFFLAVAIERRVRGWWFYKVVYFLPVMVSMTVVGLLWGRLLDPTLGPVNFILKKLGVASPPFWLGDPKTSLLSIIGVSIWQYAGFPMIILLAAMENVPLEVHDAATIDGVSEWQRIWYIIFPLIKPVFLMITVLQIIFSFKVFDIVWAMTQGGPGDSSIVLGVYLYKAAFRYTRFGYGAAIAVAMFLIIFPLSLLYIRLTRLEEAVEE
- a CDS encoding carbohydrate ABC transporter permease, with protein sequence MISRRLTRIGYFIILLFLIFWAIAELFPIVFLYLTAMKTDEEIMNNILLPPQRPSFRNFVLAWRGGNLGVPISRYFLNSVIVTGGTLFFLTFLGAMAGYGLSRFLFPGKSFFQKFLIFALAVPAHATLIPVFHFLGRFGLRNNYLGLIFVYTAFWLPFTILMLYSYFGSFPRELEDAARIDGLSELGTFFRVVVPVSKGALSSVSIVNFVGIWSELLFAFLIMNREKMKTITVGVLSFRGQYEVQWSFMFATMAIAALPTIIFFLIFQKQITKGMLLGSFR
- a CDS encoding uroporphyrinogen decarboxylase family protein: MKARERVLRALKREKVDRVPLDFWAIPGIQERLCRELSLDEEGLLRYFGVDFRTVEPRYIGPSLEKKNGMQKNVFGVWEKEGFLGYGEAPLEGACTPEDIDAYPFPDPEWFDVTHLREQCEKYKDFALRTAPAWGTWWASFQLSQALRGVERFFVDLLENEALVNRLLDRITEFTLRVNEKVFEATRGYLDIYFLGDDYGSQRGLLISVELWRKYFKPRIKLLCEQAKSYGLWVMFHSCGAIAELIPELSEAGVDIINPLQTRAKGMDFESLSRFKDLVAFHGGIDTQELLPFGSEEEVRQEVRKAISALASSGGAYILASSQELMPDVPVKNVVAMYDEARKIKF